GCGCCTGCCCTCGGAAGTGACCGCGCAGGGCGTGGTGGTGGCCAAGGCCAACGCCGGCTTCCTCGCCGTGTTCGCGCTGCGCTCGGAGAATCCGTCGGTCGACCGCAGCGCGCTCAACGACATCGTCGGCTCGCGCGTGCTGGAGCAGATCTCGCGCGTGCCCGGCGTCGGCAGCACCCAGCAGTTCGGCGCCGAATACGCGATGGACATCTGGCTCAACCCGGAGAAGCTGCAGGGCTACCACATGTCCGCGGCGGACGTGTACAACGCGATCAGCGCGCAGAACGTGCAGTTCGCGGCCGGCTCGATCGGTTCGGATCCGGCGCCCAGCGGGCAGTCGTTCACCGCCACGGTCTCGGCCGAGGGCCGCTTCAGCTCGCCCGAGCAGTTCGAGGACATCATCCTGCGCGCGGACGGCAACGGCACCGTGGTGCGGCTGAAGGACGTGGCGCGGGTCGCGTTCGGCCCGACCAGCTTCGGCCTGGATACCCAGTACAACGGCAAGCCCACCGGCGCGTTCGCGATCCAGCTGCTGCCGGGCGCCAACGCGCTGAGCGTGTCCGAGGCGGTCAAGGCCAAGATGGACGAGCTGCAGCCCAGCTTCCCGCAGGGCGTGAGCTGGTTCACCCCGTACGAGAGCACCACCTTCGTGCGGATCTCGATCGAGGAAGTGGTCAAGACCCTGATCGAGGCGATCGTGCTGGTGTTCCTGGTGATGCTGGTGTTCCTGCAGAACTTCCGCGCCACCATCATCCCCACCCTGGTGATCCCGGTGGCGCTGCTGGGCACGTTCCTGGGCATGTGGCTGATCGGCTTCACCATCAACCAGCTGACCCTGTTCGCGATGGTGCTGGCGATCGGCATCGTGGTCGACGACGCGATCGTGGTGATCGAGAACGTCGAACGCATCATGTCCGAAGAGCACCTGGCGCCGAAGGCGGCCACGCAGAAGGCGATGACCCAGATCACCGGCGCGGTGGTGGCGATCACCGTGGTGCTGGCGGCGGTGTTCATCCCCTCGGCGATGCAGCCCGGCGCGGCCGGCGCGATCTACAAGCAGTTCGCGATCACCATCGCCATGTCGATGGCGTTCTCGGCGTTCCTGGCGCTGAGCTTCACCCCGGCGCTGTGCGCGGCGTTCCTGAAGCCGACCCACAACGACAACCCGAACTGGATCTACCGCACCTTCAACAAGTACTACGACAAGCTGGCGCACCGCTACGTCGGCGCGGTCGGCGGCACCATCCGCCGCGCGCCGCGCTGGATGGCGGTGTTCGCGTTGCTGGTGGTGCTGTGCGGCTTCCTGTTCACGCGCATGCCGGGCAGCTTCCTGCCCGAGGAAGACCAGGGCTTCGCCCTGGCGATCGTGCAGTTGCCGCCGGGCGCCACGGTCGGCCGCACCAACGAGGTGTTCGCGCAGATGCGCGGCGTGCTCGCGAATCAACCGGCCGTGGAAGGCATGCTGCAGGTCGCCGGCTTCAGCTTCCTGGGCCGTGGCGAGAACGTCGGCATGGGCTTCATCCGGCTCAAGCCCTGGGCCGACCGCGACGTCACCGCCGCGGACCTGATCGGCCAGCTCAACGGCGCGTTCTACGGCATCAAGGGCGCACAGATCTTCGTGGTCAACCTGCCCACGGTGCAGGGCCTGGGCCAGTTCGGCGGCTTCGACATGTGGCTGCAGGACCGTACCGGCGCCGGCGAAGAGGCGTTGTTGCAGGCGCGCAACATCCTGCTCGGCAAGGCCGCCGAGCGCCAGGACGCGCTGGCCGGCGTGCGCCCCAACGGCCTGGAAAACGCACCGCAGCTGCAGCTGAGCGTGGACCGCGTGCAGGCGCAGTCGATGGGCCTGTCGGTCAGCGACATCTACCAGTCGATCCAGATGATGCTGGCGCCGGTGTACGTCAACGACTTCTTCTACGAAGGCCGCATCAAGCGCGTCAACCTGCAGGCCGACGCGGCATACCGCACCGGTCCGGAGTCGCTGCGCAACTTCTACGTGCCCAGCAGCAGCGCCACCGACAGCAACGGCCTGCCGCAGATGATCCCGCTGAGCACGGTGGTGAAGTCGGACTGGATCTACAGCTCGCCGTCGCTGAGCCGCTACAACGGCTATTCGGCGGTCAACGTGGTCGGCAACCCGGCCCCGGGCGGCAGTTCCGGCCAGGCGATGAGCGCGATGGAGGAGATCGTCAACACCGACCTGCCGCCGGGCTTCGGCTTCGACTGGAGCGGCATGTCCTACCAGGAGATCATCGCCGGCAATACCGCCACGCTGCTGCTGGTGCTGTCGATCGTGGTGGTGTTCCTGTGCCTGGCGGCGCTGTACGAGAGCTGGTCGATCCCGGTGTCGGTACTGCTGGTGGTGCCGATCGGCGTGCTCGGCGCGATCACCTTCTCGCTGCTGCGCGGTCTGCCCAACGACATCTACTTCAAGATCGGCCTGATCACGGTGATCGGCCTGGCGGCGAAGAACGCGATCCTGATCGTGGAGTTCGCAGTTGAGCAGCGCGCGGCCGGCAAGACCCTGCGCGAGGCGGCCACCGAGGCGGCGCACCTGCGCTTCCGCCCGATCCTGATGACTTCGTTCGCGTTCATCCTCGGCGTGCTGCCGATGGCGATCTCGACCGGCGCCGGCGCCAACGCACGCCACTCGATCGGCACCGGCGTGATCGGCGGCATGGTGTTCGCCACCCTGCTCGGCGTGCTGTTCATCCCGCTGTTCTTCGTGGTGGTGCGGCGCATGCTCGGCGACAAGCTGGACGAGCCGTCGAAGGAGTACGCGGCGCTGCAGCAGGAAGGGCAGAACCGGAACCAGCCGGATCGGTGATGAAGCCGGGACCCGGGACCGGGGACCCGGGACCCGGGGGTCACGGCCCCGGGGTTGCCACGAACCTTCCGGCTGGTAAACAGAAAAGCGGCCTTTCGGCCGCTTTTTTGTTTGCTTTTGCTCAGGCTTTTCCGGGTCCCTGGTCCCCGGTCCCCGGTCCCGGCTTCACCGCAACCCCGTCTCATTCCGCGCAATCACCAATCGCTGAATTTCAGACGTGCCTTCGTAGATTTCCGTGATCTTGGCATCGCGGAAGTAGCGCTCCAGCGGCATTTCCTTCGAATAGCCCATGCCGCCGTGGATCTGCACCGCCTGGTGGGTGATCCACATCGCCGCTTCCGAGGCGGTCAGCTTGGCCACCGAGGCCTCGGTGGTGAAGCGCTGGCCCTGCCCCTTCACCCATGCCGCGCGCAGCGTCAGCAGCAGCGCCGCGTCGAGCTTGCACTTCATGTCGGCGATCTTGGCCTGGGTCATCTGGAACGCGCCGATCGGCGAGCCGAACGCCTTGCGCTCCTTCACGTAGTCCAGGGTCGCCTGGTAGGCGGCGCGGGCGATGCCGATGGCCTGCGAGGCGATGCCGATGCGGCCGGCGTCGAGCACGCTCATCGCGATCTTGAAACCCTCGCCAGGCGCGCCCAGGACCTCGTCCGGGGACGCCACGTAATCCTGGAACTCGATCTCGCAGGTCGCCGAGGCGCGGATGCCGAGCTTGGGCTCGGTCTTGCCACGGTGGAAGCCGGGCTTGTCGGTGTCCACCACGAACGCGGTGATGCCGCGCGAGCCCTGCTCCGGATCGGTGACCGCGAACAGCACGATGTACTTGGCGACCGGGCCGGAGGTGATCCAGCTCTTCTTGCCGTTGATCACGAAGCTGCCGTCGTCCTGGCGGACCGCCCGGCAACGCATTGCGGTGGCGTCGGAGCCGGACTGCGGTTCGGTCAGCGCGAACGCGCCGATCTGGCTGCCGTCGGCGATCGCGCGCACGTAGGTCTGCTTCTGCGCTTCGTTGCCGTTCTTCAGGATGCCGGCGCAGAACAGCGAGTTGTTGACCGACATGATGGTGGAATGGGCGGCGTCGCCGGCGGCGATCTCGACCATCGCCAACACGTAGGAGATCGGGTCCATGCCGGCGCCGCCGTATTCCTCCGGCACCTCGATGCCCATCAGCCCGTTCTCGCCGAGCAGGCGGATGTTCTCCAGCGGGAATTCGCCGGTGCGGTCGTGATGCTCGGCGCTCGGGGCGATCCGCTCCTGGGCGATGCGTCGCGCCACGTCCTGGATCATCAATTGTTCTTCAGTAAAGCTGAAATCCACGTAGAACCCCTCCCGGGCTGTCTGGTGCGCCATTGTAGCCACCCAGACCATACGCAGGCGTGTGCACGACTTGACCCGGTGCGCCCGCGGGACCAGAATATCTCTATATCGCGATGGGAAGATATTAATGGATCTGGAGGACTGGTCGACCCGGCTCAAGGTGTTCGCCGATGCCACCCGCGTGCGCCTGCTGGCGCTGCTGGAGCAGGAAGAGTTGACCGTGGCCGAGCTGTCGGCGATCACCCGGCTGGCGCAGCCGCGCGTCTCCACCCACCTGGCCAAGCTCAAGGAAGCCGGGCTGGTGCGCGACCGCCGCGCCGGCGTGTCGGCCTACTACCGCTTCGACGAGGCGCAACTGGACCCGGCGCAGCGCGCGCTGTGGCTGGCGCTGAGCACCGGCAGCGACGACCCGCTGCTGCGCCAGGACGCCGAGCGCGTGGCCGCGGTGCTGGCCAACCGCGCCGCCGACCAGAACTGGGCCGATTCGGTGGCCGGCGACATGGAACGCCACTACTCGCCCGGGCGCACCTGGGAAGCGCTGGCGCGCACCGCGCTGCCGCTGCTGGAAACCGGCGACGTACTCGACATTGCTTCCGGGGACGGCGTGCTGGCCGAACTGGTCGCCCCGCATGCGCGCCGCTACGTGTGCATCGACACCAGCGCACGGGTGGTGGCCGCGGCCAGCGAACGCCTGCGCCGGCTGGGCAACGTGGAAGTGCGCGAAGGCGACATGCACGCGCTGCCGTTCGCCGACGCCAGCTTCGACCTGGTGGTGATGATGCATGCGCTGACCTACGCGGCCAAGCCGGCGCAGGCGGTAGCGGAATCGGCGCGGGTGCTGCGCCCCGGCGGGCGCCTGCTGCTGTGCAGCCTCGCCCGCCACGAACACAAGGCCGCGGTGCAGGCCTACGGCCACGTCAACCTGGGCTTCGCCTCCAAGGAGCTGCGCAAGTTCGTCGACAAGGCCGGCCTGGACGTGTCCAGCCTGGAAACCGTGACCCGCGAGAAGCGGCCGCCGCATTTCGAGGTGATTTCGTTGATCGCGGTGAAGTCGGCGGGACCGGGGACCGGGGACCAGGGACCCGGGCAGGCAAAAACAGGAGCAAAAACATGAGCACAGACATCGCTGCCCCGGTCCCCGGTCCCCGGTCCCCGGTCCCGGCCCCCTGGCTCCACCCCCAGCGCACGCAGAAACTCCTGCAGGCCCTGTCCGAACGCATCCTGATCATCGACGGTGCGATGGGTACCATGATCCAGCGCCACGACCTGCAGGAGGCCGACTACCGCGGCGAGCGCTTCGCCGCCGGCTACGACAGCGCGCACGTACACGGCCCCGGCTGCGACCACGCGCCGCAGGGCCACGACCTGAAGGGCAACAACGACCTGCTGCTGCTGTCGCGGCCAGAGGTGATCGCCGGCATCCACCGCGCCTACCTCGACGCCGGCGCCGACCTGCTGGAGACCAACACCTTCAACGCCACCTCGGTGAGCCAGGCCGACTACCACCTGGAGCACCTGGTCTACGAACTCAACAAGGCCGGCGCACGGGTCGCGCGCGACTGCTGCGACGCGGTCGAGGCGCTCACCCCGGACAAGCCGCGCTTCGTCATCGGCGTGCTCGGCCCGACCAGCCGCACCGCCTCGATCAGTCCCGACGTCAACGATCCGGGCTTCCGCAACACCAGCTTCGACGAATTGCGCGGCACCTACCGCGAGGCGGTCGAGGGCTTGATCGACGGCGGCGCCGACACGCTGATGGTGGAGACCATCTTCGACACGCTCAACGCCAAGGCGGCGCTGTACGCGATCGAGGAAGTGTTCGACGCGCGCGGCGGGCGCCTGCCGGTGATGATCTCCGGCACCATCACCGACGCCTCCGGGCGCACCCTGTCCGGGCAGACCGCCGAAGCGTTCTACGCCTCGGTCGCGCATGGCCGGCCGCTGTCGGTGGGGCTGAACTGCGCGCTCGGCGCCAGCGATCTGCGCCCGCACGTGGAGACCTTGGCGCGGATCGCCGACGGCTACGTCAGCGCGCATCCCAATGCCGGCCTGCCCAACGCCTTCGGCGAGTACGACGAGACCCCGGAGGAAATGGCCGCGACGCTGAAGGAGTTCGCCGAATCCGGGCTGCTGAACCTGGTCGGCGGCTGCTGCGGCACCACCCCGGCGCACATCCAGGCGATCGCCGAGGCGGTGCGCGGGCTGCGCCCGCGCGTGCCGCTGGCCGCGCAGGCACAGGCCGCCTGACGATGATGAC
This sequence is a window from Xanthomonas sp. CFBP 8443. Protein-coding genes within it:
- a CDS encoding multidrug efflux RND transporter permease subunit, whose protein sequence is MPKFFIEHPVFAWVVAILISLSGVIAILNLGVESYPSIAPPQVTVTATYPGASASTTERAVTQVIEQQLTGIDHLLYFNSSSSSSGTATITLTFETGTNADIAQVQVQNKVSLATPRLPSEVTAQGVVVAKANAGFLAVFALRSENPSVDRSALNDIVGSRVLEQISRVPGVGSTQQFGAEYAMDIWLNPEKLQGYHMSAADVYNAISAQNVQFAAGSIGSDPAPSGQSFTATVSAEGRFSSPEQFEDIILRADGNGTVVRLKDVARVAFGPTSFGLDTQYNGKPTGAFAIQLLPGANALSVSEAVKAKMDELQPSFPQGVSWFTPYESTTFVRISIEEVVKTLIEAIVLVFLVMLVFLQNFRATIIPTLVIPVALLGTFLGMWLIGFTINQLTLFAMVLAIGIVVDDAIVVIENVERIMSEEHLAPKAATQKAMTQITGAVVAITVVLAAVFIPSAMQPGAAGAIYKQFAITIAMSMAFSAFLALSFTPALCAAFLKPTHNDNPNWIYRTFNKYYDKLAHRYVGAVGGTIRRAPRWMAVFALLVVLCGFLFTRMPGSFLPEEDQGFALAIVQLPPGATVGRTNEVFAQMRGVLANQPAVEGMLQVAGFSFLGRGENVGMGFIRLKPWADRDVTAADLIGQLNGAFYGIKGAQIFVVNLPTVQGLGQFGGFDMWLQDRTGAGEEALLQARNILLGKAAERQDALAGVRPNGLENAPQLQLSVDRVQAQSMGLSVSDIYQSIQMMLAPVYVNDFFYEGRIKRVNLQADAAYRTGPESLRNFYVPSSSATDSNGLPQMIPLSTVVKSDWIYSSPSLSRYNGYSAVNVVGNPAPGGSSGQAMSAMEEIVNTDLPPGFGFDWSGMSYQEIIAGNTATLLLVLSIVVVFLCLAALYESWSIPVSVLLVVPIGVLGAITFSLLRGLPNDIYFKIGLITVIGLAAKNAILIVEFAVEQRAAGKTLREAATEAAHLRFRPILMTSFAFILGVLPMAISTGAGANARHSIGTGVIGGMVFATLLGVLFIPLFFVVVRRMLGDKLDEPSKEYAALQQEGQNRNQPDR
- a CDS encoding acyl-CoA dehydrogenase family protein → MAHQTAREGFYVDFSFTEEQLMIQDVARRIAQERIAPSAEHHDRTGEFPLENIRLLGENGLMGIEVPEEYGGAGMDPISYVLAMVEIAAGDAAHSTIMSVNNSLFCAGILKNGNEAQKQTYVRAIADGSQIGAFALTEPQSGSDATAMRCRAVRQDDGSFVINGKKSWITSGPVAKYIVLFAVTDPEQGSRGITAFVVDTDKPGFHRGKTEPKLGIRASATCEIEFQDYVASPDEVLGAPGEGFKIAMSVLDAGRIGIASQAIGIARAAYQATLDYVKERKAFGSPIGAFQMTQAKIADMKCKLDAALLLTLRAAWVKGQGQRFTTEASVAKLTASEAAMWITHQAVQIHGGMGYSKEMPLERYFRDAKITEIYEGTSEIQRLVIARNETGLR
- a CDS encoding metalloregulator ArsR/SmtB family transcription factor — protein: MDLEDWSTRLKVFADATRVRLLALLEQEELTVAELSAITRLAQPRVSTHLAKLKEAGLVRDRRAGVSAYYRFDEAQLDPAQRALWLALSTGSDDPLLRQDAERVAAVLANRAADQNWADSVAGDMERHYSPGRTWEALARTALPLLETGDVLDIASGDGVLAELVAPHARRYVCIDTSARVVAAASERLRRLGNVEVREGDMHALPFADASFDLVVMMHALTYAAKPAQAVAESARVLRPGGRLLLCSLARHEHKAAVQAYGHVNLGFASKELRKFVDKAGLDVSSLETVTREKRPPHFEVISLIAVKSAGPGTGDQGPGQAKTGAKT
- a CDS encoding homocysteine S-methyltransferase family protein, translated to MSTDIAAPVPGPRSPVPAPWLHPQRTQKLLQALSERILIIDGAMGTMIQRHDLQEADYRGERFAAGYDSAHVHGPGCDHAPQGHDLKGNNDLLLLSRPEVIAGIHRAYLDAGADLLETNTFNATSVSQADYHLEHLVYELNKAGARVARDCCDAVEALTPDKPRFVIGVLGPTSRTASISPDVNDPGFRNTSFDELRGTYREAVEGLIDGGADTLMVETIFDTLNAKAALYAIEEVFDARGGRLPVMISGTITDASGRTLSGQTAEAFYASVAHGRPLSVGLNCALGASDLRPHVETLARIADGYVSAHPNAGLPNAFGEYDETPEEMAATLKEFAESGLLNLVGGCCGTTPAHIQAIAEAVRGLRPRVPLAAQAQAA